In Aquiflexum balticum DSM 16537, a single genomic region encodes these proteins:
- the panD gene encoding aspartate 1-decarboxylase codes for MHIQVLKSKIHRVKITQAELHYVGSITVDEDLMDAANIIENEKVQIVNINNGERLETYVIKGERGSGMVCLNGPAARKAQVGDIVILISYASMDFEDAKKHKPLIIFPDDHNKLI; via the coding sequence ATGCATATTCAGGTATTAAAATCAAAAATACATAGAGTAAAAATCACCCAAGCAGAATTACATTATGTAGGAAGTATCACCGTAGATGAAGATCTCATGGATGCGGCCAATATTATTGAAAACGAAAAAGTACAGATAGTCAATATCAATAATGGTGAGCGGCTTGAAACATACGTCATTAAGGGAGAACGTGGCAGTGGTATGGTTTGTCTCAATGGACCTGCTGCAAGGAAAGCGCAGGTCGGGGATATTGTAATTCTTATTTCCTATGCATCCATGGACTTTGAAGATGCCAAAAAACATAAACCTCTGATTATCTTTCCGGATGACCACAATAAATTGATCTAA
- a CDS encoding DUF4270 family protein has product MKSALKTRSVILTTKKKTNNFLKVITTSILTSPAKLFVSLFTIFSITSSCEDPSSIGLILDPENNQIGVFYQEIPLSASVVLWDSISTLNTGFLLYGNEESDFFGKTEATGYSRLFFNRDVRRPEPNAVLDSVRFNIYIRHVLGDNLDSPKTINIHLLQEQIKDLNYYNFNSLSYDPQPVISTKVDFKAKQDTIVSISVNNQFVEGLFAEMKGGVGFNDIFSFREFFPGVVFKGAENEDVSFNTQVGNNTGFVFFYKNEGDTISRAYPISTGINNNFARHFSQIVNDPTGTPTEVVQNKMQAYNLGHFAGVKSGLGMLVKLDMSPLDAFLDTLENVTFNQVRLEMGPLVSNKVTNLPPQSQIMYFTNETNRILFRTDNNPMAVQQDGTPQVDPDRGEPIYLPQNIALLFHLKESNTLAQLITSHVNAIYRKKVQRRDFLLYPGAPPRPGFFGNDDFRESLREYVVDQNTIKLKIFYSKVRSL; this is encoded by the coding sequence TTGAAGAGTGCTCTAAAGACAAGAAGTGTGATATTAACAACGAAGAAGAAGACGAACAACTTTTTGAAAGTTATTACAACATCTATACTGACCTCGCCAGCTAAGCTGTTTGTAAGTTTATTTACTATATTTTCAATCACATCTTCCTGCGAAGATCCTTCAAGTATCGGATTGATATTGGATCCTGAAAACAATCAGATTGGGGTTTTCTACCAAGAAATACCCCTATCTGCTTCCGTGGTACTCTGGGATTCCATATCAACCCTCAATACGGGTTTCTTGCTATATGGTAATGAAGAAAGTGATTTTTTTGGAAAGACAGAGGCTACTGGATATTCCCGTTTGTTTTTCAACAGGGATGTAAGGAGGCCAGAACCTAATGCCGTATTAGATTCTGTCAGGTTTAATATCTACATACGCCATGTCCTAGGGGATAACCTTGATTCCCCAAAAACTATCAACATTCATTTACTGCAAGAACAGATCAAAGATCTCAATTATTATAATTTTAATAGCTTAAGCTATGACCCCCAACCTGTAATAAGCACCAAAGTTGATTTTAAAGCAAAGCAAGATACTATAGTGAGTATTTCGGTCAATAATCAATTTGTTGAAGGATTATTCGCGGAAATGAAAGGGGGGGTTGGGTTCAATGATATATTTTCATTTAGGGAATTTTTTCCAGGGGTAGTGTTTAAAGGTGCTGAAAATGAAGATGTTTCATTTAATACTCAAGTTGGTAACAATACCGGTTTCGTTTTCTTTTACAAGAATGAGGGAGATACCATTTCAAGAGCATATCCTATATCCACTGGAATCAATAATAACTTTGCACGTCATTTTAGTCAGATTGTAAATGACCCCACAGGAACTCCTACCGAAGTAGTGCAAAACAAAATGCAAGCTTACAACTTAGGCCACTTTGCAGGAGTAAAATCAGGTTTAGGTATGTTGGTTAAATTAGACATGAGTCCTTTGGATGCATTTTTAGATACATTAGAAAATGTTACATTCAATCAGGTTCGTCTTGAAATGGGTCCATTGGTCAGTAATAAGGTTACTAATCTACCTCCTCAATCTCAGATTATGTACTTTACTAATGAAACAAATCGGATTTTGTTTCGAACTGATAATAATCCAATGGCTGTTCAACAAGACGGAACACCACAAGTTGATCCGGATAGAGGAGAACCTATATATTTACCGCAAAATATTGCTTTATTATTCCATTTAAAAGAGTCAAATACCTTAGCTCAACTAATTACCTCTCATGTAAATGCAATTTACAGGAAAAAGGTTCAAAGAAGAGACTTTCTGTTATATCCTGGAGCTCCACCTAGACCGGGATTTTTTGGGAATGATGATTTCAGAGAGTCCTTAAGGGAATATGTTGTAGATCAGAATACAATCAAATTGAAAATATTCTATTCTAAGGTACGTTCCCTTTAA
- the panC gene encoding pantoate--beta-alanine ligase yields MKFLRTKKEVNQELNILQKKQITIGFVPTMGALHDGHLELVKKAKQNSNIVVVSIFVNPTQFNNKEDFENYPNTISKDLELLDQTGVDLVFVPDIQEIYPAQPSLSFDFGKIERVLEGAFRPGHFNGVAIVVSKLLNIVKPHQVYFGQKDLQQVMIVRRLVEDLSFNTEIVIIPTVREADGLAMSSRNLRLSLEQRAIAPLLYKALLKAKDELLKGNNWLAIREKINLMFKEQPGVQLEYFELVSTERFELLEEVSDQSGIAICTAAFIGNIRLIDNISIFD; encoded by the coding sequence GTGAAATTTCTACGGACCAAAAAAGAAGTAAATCAAGAACTTAACATTCTCCAAAAAAAACAAATTACTATCGGTTTTGTGCCTACTATGGGGGCATTACATGATGGACATTTGGAATTAGTAAAAAAAGCCAAACAAAATTCTAATATTGTTGTAGTGTCAATTTTCGTGAATCCTACCCAATTTAACAATAAAGAGGATTTTGAAAATTACCCCAACACTATAAGCAAAGATTTGGAATTATTGGACCAAACCGGGGTGGATTTGGTGTTTGTCCCTGATATTCAGGAGATTTACCCCGCTCAACCCAGTCTTTCGTTTGATTTCGGTAAAATAGAGAGGGTTTTAGAGGGAGCTTTCCGTCCAGGTCACTTTAATGGGGTAGCTATAGTAGTTTCGAAGTTGTTAAATATTGTTAAACCCCATCAGGTCTATTTTGGGCAGAAAGATTTGCAGCAAGTAATGATTGTCCGAAGGTTGGTTGAGGACCTTTCTTTCAATACTGAAATTGTAATCATTCCCACTGTAAGGGAAGCTGACGGTTTGGCCATGTCTTCCAGAAATCTTAGACTTTCCTTGGAACAAAGAGCAATAGCCCCCCTTTTATACAAAGCATTGCTAAAGGCTAAAGATGAACTTTTAAAGGGCAATAATTGGTTAGCTATCCGAGAAAAAATAAATCTGATGTTTAAGGAGCAGCCCGGAGTGCAATTGGAGTACTTTGAATTGGTATCCACCGAGCGATTCGAACTTCTAGAGGAAGTAAGCGATCAATCGGGAATTGCTATATGTACAGCAGCTTTTATAGGAAATATCAGGTTAATAGACAACATATCAATATTTGATTAA
- a CDS encoding glycogen/starch synthase, which yields MSKLRILYVASEINPFLQTSEVANFVRALPQAMQEKGMEIRILVPRFGLINERKNRLHEVVRLSGINIAVGEEEKPLIIKVASIPNAKLQVYFIDNEDYFQRKSVFHDKHEKFYEDNDERAIFFCKGVIETVKKLGWAPDVVHCNDWMTSLIPMYLKTTYKNEPLFKDTKSVFAIYNTGFTHKFGDDLLEKVKMVDIDDAILAPLKSKDYEGFLKIGMEYADVVIKSEEISENLSKLIEECSKDKKCDINNEEEDEQLFESYYNIYTDLAS from the coding sequence ATGTCTAAACTCCGTATTCTCTACGTTGCAAGTGAAATCAATCCATTTCTTCAAACCTCAGAAGTCGCTAATTTCGTAAGGGCATTGCCACAAGCGATGCAGGAAAAAGGAATGGAAATCCGTATTCTTGTTCCAAGATTCGGCTTAATCAATGAAAGAAAAAACAGATTGCATGAAGTAGTAAGGCTTTCAGGGATAAATATTGCTGTAGGAGAGGAAGAAAAGCCCCTGATTATCAAGGTGGCATCAATTCCAAATGCGAAGCTTCAGGTTTATTTCATTGACAACGAAGACTACTTCCAAAGAAAAAGCGTTTTTCATGACAAGCATGAGAAATTCTATGAAGACAATGACGAAAGAGCCATTTTCTTCTGTAAAGGAGTTATTGAAACAGTAAAAAAATTGGGTTGGGCTCCTGATGTTGTCCATTGTAATGATTGGATGACAAGTCTGATTCCAATGTATCTAAAGACAACCTACAAAAACGAACCTTTGTTTAAAGATACAAAATCGGTATTCGCTATTTATAATACCGGATTTACTCATAAATTTGGCGACGATTTGTTGGAGAAAGTGAAAATGGTGGATATTGATGACGCCATTCTTGCACCACTAAAATCAAAAGATTACGAAGGCTTCCTTAAAATCGGAATGGAATACGCCGACGTAGTCATCAAGAGCGAAGAAATTTCAGAAAACCTAAGCAAACTCATTGAAGAGTGCTCTAAAGACAAGAAGTGTGATATTAACAACGAAGAAGAAGACGAACAACTTTTTGAAAGTTATTACAACATCTATACTGACCTCGCCAGCTAA
- a CDS encoding lysylphosphatidylglycerol synthase transmembrane domain-containing protein yields the protein MRLTKKQWIQVAVSLIVAIWIFWFLYKDISFDSLLEALSHTSLFWFGLSILVSLIGFWVRAWRWKLLIDAGESEKTKTIHTFWALMIGYLANLLVPRAGEVVRCGVLTKTEDRQMGKLLGTVILERTFDLLFMVSIIFLAFLLEKDLFVRLFSDLVSLDSLKGKIFQYLPLLIGGLIVAMIFVYLVFLKYKDSNLFRKIRHFLRDLVNGVISLKKVDNQLGFWSSSVFIWFTYYLMLMFMAWAIPSTASLSLSSMLMVMVMGSIGMIAPVQGGIGTFHALVAFILMAYGLSNEEGKIFAVIIHGSQVLTMIVLGLIALFFFFKITAKKESKTS from the coding sequence GTGAGGCTTACAAAAAAACAATGGATCCAGGTGGCGGTTTCTTTGATAGTAGCCATCTGGATTTTTTGGTTTCTATATAAAGATATCAGCTTTGATTCATTGCTTGAAGCATTATCTCATACCTCCCTATTTTGGTTTGGCTTGTCGATTTTGGTCTCTCTGATTGGTTTTTGGGTGAGAGCTTGGAGATGGAAGTTGCTCATAGATGCCGGAGAATCCGAAAAAACCAAAACTATACACACATTCTGGGCATTGATGATAGGTTACCTTGCTAATCTTCTGGTTCCCCGTGCAGGTGAAGTGGTTAGATGTGGCGTATTGACCAAAACCGAAGACCGGCAAATGGGCAAGCTTCTTGGAACTGTGATATTGGAAAGGACCTTTGACCTGCTGTTTATGGTCAGTATTATATTTTTGGCTTTCTTGCTTGAAAAGGATCTTTTTGTTCGGTTATTCAGTGATTTGGTGTCTTTGGATTCACTGAAGGGGAAAATATTTCAATACCTTCCTTTGTTGATTGGGGGATTGATTGTAGCTATGATATTTGTTTATTTGGTTTTCCTAAAATACAAAGACAGTAATTTGTTCAGAAAGATCAGGCATTTTCTAAGGGATTTGGTCAATGGTGTGATAAGCCTTAAAAAGGTTGATAATCAATTGGGTTTCTGGAGCAGTTCGGTTTTTATCTGGTTTACCTATTATCTGATGCTGATGTTTATGGCTTGGGCTATTCCATCAACTGCCAGTTTGTCATTAAGCTCCATGCTCATGGTCATGGTAATGGGTAGTATTGGCATGATTGCTCCTGTACAAGGGGGTATAGGAACCTTTCATGCATTAGTGGCTTTCATTTTGATGGCGTATGGTTTAAGCAATGAAGAAGGTAAAATCTTTGCGGTGATCATCCATGGAAGTCAGGTACTGACCATGATAGTTCTAGGATTGATCGCTTTGTTTTTTTTCTTTAAAATAACTGCAAAGAAAGAATCCAAAACTTCTTAA